A single Anopheles arabiensis isolate DONGOLA chromosome X, AaraD3, whole genome shotgun sequence DNA region contains:
- the LOC120906044 gene encoding tudor domain-containing protein 1-like produces MTSDAGCQTSQFDVVHFARDDAVANALPDSDCALEHSSAIKGGMITAHYPYQMRIQPWAEGFFADLVSYCTDHPVLYIRPLEKEFSQQVDCLHEKVQAVAASQMQAAGEQEQAGMFVPGVPCLARYSEDRLFYRAIIEKVDDVQDAVHVLHVDYLSEDILPKRDICECPPELRLIPLSYACVRLAGVQPNATRPIAEVYGRLLELLAESSFYVRVIQCPDVEQGTNLPEVVLYTAMDCQKLAYQTLIDDLQMIYWLVSATKYCVADTNQ; encoded by the coding sequence ATGACCTCGGATGCGGGATGCCAAACGAGTCAATTTGATGTAGTACATTTTGCTCGCGATGATGCAGTTGCGAATGCCTTGCCAGATTCGGACTGTGCGTTGGAACACAGCTCGGCGATCAAGGGTGGAATGATAACAGCGCATTACCCCTACCAAATGAGGATTCAACCGTGGGCAGAAGGGTTCTTTGCTGATTTGGTGTCCTATTGTACCGATCATCCGGTCCTCTACATCCGTCCCCTTGAGAAGGAATTTTCGCAGCAGGTGGATTGTTTGCACGAGAAAGTGCAGGCCGTGGCAGCGTCCCAGATGCAGGCAGCAGGCGAGCAGGAGCAGGCGGGTATGTTCGTGCCGGGTGTACCATGCCTGGCTCGGTATAGCGAGGATCGTTTATTCTACCGAGCAATTATAGAGAAGGTGGACGATGTGCAAGATGCCGTCCATGTCCTGCACGTGGACTATCTCAGTGAGGACATTTTGCCGAAGAGGGATATCTGCGAGTGCCCGCCAGAATTGCGTTTGATACCACTGAGTTATGCATGTGTGCGGCTGGCGGGCGTTCAGCCAAACGCCACACGACCCATTGCAGAGGTTTACGGACGGCTTCTGGAGCTTCTTGCAGAATCATCGTTTTACGTGCGAGTCATCCAGTGCCCTGACGTGGAGCAGGGTACGAATTTGCCAGAGGTAGTGCTCTACACGGCGATGGATTGCCAAAAACTCGCCTATCAGACTTTAATAGATGATTTACAAATGATTTACTGGTTGGTATCAGCAACCAAATATTGTGTTGCTGATACCAACCAGTAA